A single genomic interval of Oncorhynchus tshawytscha isolate Ot180627B linkage group LG15, Otsh_v2.0, whole genome shotgun sequence harbors:
- the LOC112214207 gene encoding WASH complex subunit 3 has product MDEDGLPIVGSGIDLTKVPAIQQRRVVAYLNQFIVHTVRFLNRFSTVCEEKLACISLRIQQIETTLSILEAKLSSIPGLEDVRVEGVGQRPATEVNSPVLVPSQPETPIAVAVPLQPPEASPNIPDPRAAEAAGDSRMTVAKDPRYARYLKMVQVGVPVMAIKNKMVQEGLDPNLLDTPDAPVPDAVKKNTLDQDDDGDDGSESSFSD; this is encoded by the exons ATGGACGAGGACGGTTTACCGATTGTGGGATCGGGAATAGATCTGACCAAG GTCCCAGCCATACAACAGAGGAGAGTCGTTGCCTATCTCAACCAGTTCATTGTGCACACTGTTCGGTTCCTCAATCGTTTTTCGACAGTTTGCGAAGAGAAACTTGCATGCATATCTCTTCGGATACAGCAGATTGAAACTACCCTCAGCATTTTGGAAGCAAAG CTATCCTCTATTCCTGGTTTGGAGGATGTCAGGGTGGAGGGTGTTGGTCAGCGGCCAGCTACGGAGGTCAACAGTCCAGTCCTGGTCCCAAGTCAACCAGAGACCCCTATAGCTGTGGCTGTGCCATTGCAACCTCCTGAG GCCTCTCCAAACATACCAGACCCAAGAGCAGCGGAGGCAGCAGGAGACAGTAGGATGACTGTGGCCAAGGACCCACGCTATGCCAGATATCTCAAGATGGTGCAAGTG GGTGTTCCAGTTATGGCGATAAAGAATAAAATGGTCCAGGAAGGTTTGGATCCCAACCTGCTTGA CACACCCGATGCACCTGTGCCTGATGCCGTCAAAAAGAACACACTAGATCAAGATGATGACGGTGACGATGGCAGTGAGTCATCTTTCAGCGATTGA